In Halococcus hamelinensis 100A6, a single genomic region encodes these proteins:
- a CDS encoding MBL fold metallo-hydrolase, protein MQVTFLGTGAAMPSGRRSQTGLLLDADDDSLLVDCGSGVLNALARTETGYEGVSTVLLTHHHLDHVADLLPLVKARWLAGAEHLEVVGPQGTKDLIDGLLDVHEYLDGRLDLRVREVVAESFSLAGFDVDARETRHSMYCLAYRFTHDDGPAFTFSADSEAFAGLANFADGSAVLAHDCSFPDDVDVSGHPTPSQVGETLAESGVEVGRVYLTHLYPHTEGRHEEMLASVKTHYDGDVRFARDGLAVEVE, encoded by the coding sequence ATGCAGGTGACCTTCCTCGGGACGGGGGCCGCGATGCCGAGCGGCCGGCGCTCCCAGACCGGACTCCTCCTCGACGCCGACGACGATTCGCTGCTCGTTGACTGCGGCAGCGGCGTGCTCAACGCGCTCGCGCGAACCGAGACGGGCTACGAGGGGGTTTCGACGGTCCTCCTGACCCATCACCATCTCGACCACGTCGCGGACCTCCTCCCGTTGGTGAAGGCCCGGTGGCTCGCGGGCGCGGAGCATCTCGAAGTCGTCGGCCCGCAGGGCACGAAGGACCTGATCGACGGCCTCCTCGACGTCCACGAGTACCTCGACGGCCGGCTCGACCTCCGGGTTCGCGAGGTCGTCGCGGAGTCGTTCTCGCTCGCGGGATTCGACGTCGACGCCCGCGAAACCCGGCACTCGATGTACTGTCTCGCCTACCGCTTCACCCACGACGACGGGCCGGCGTTCACCTTCAGCGCCGACAGCGAGGCGTTCGCGGGGCTGGCGAACTTCGCCGACGGCTCGGCCGTGCTGGCCCACGACTGTTCGTTTCCCGACGACGTCGACGTCTCGGGCCACCCCACGCCGAGCCAGGTGGGCGAGACGCTCGCCGAGTCGGGGGTCGAGGTCGGGCGGGTCTACCTCACCCACCTCTACCCCCACACCGAGGGCCGCCACGAGGAGATGCTCGCGTCCGTGAAAACGCACTACGACGGCGACGTCAGGTTCGCCCGTGACGGCCTCGCGGTCGAGGTCGAGTGA